A stretch of the Streptomyces sp. WMMB303 genome encodes the following:
- a CDS encoding excinuclease ABC subunit UvrA, protein MPAQNTPLTPADGHTVIEVRGARENNLANVSLDLPKRRLTVFTGVSGSGKSSLVFGTIAAESQRLINETYTAFVQSFMPSLGRPDVDSLRNLSAAIVVDQERMGANSRSTVGTATDAYTMLRILFSRLGTPHVGPATAFSFNSTEGMCAECEGLGRTTTIDIEQIVDAGLSVREGALTAPGFAVDSWFWQVVVNCGFFDPDKKVRDFTPKEREALLYQPMTKVKVGTTNLTYEGAVTRIRRTYLSKDREALQGHIREFVDRAVVYTDCPACGGSRLSRAALSSRIDGLNIADCAAMQISDLAPFVRGLTDTGDSAESPGSPGSGGGQHASSGGQAHVAPLRDALCQTLDSLVDIGLGYLSLDRPAGTLSGGEAQRVKMVRHLGSSLTDVTYVFDEPTIGLHPHDIQRMNELLLLLRDKGNTVLVVEHKPEVVAIADHVVDLGPGAGTEGGRICYEGDVSGLRASGTLTGRHLNHRARLRETVREPKGAVRITGADLHNLKNVDVDVPLGVLTVVTGVAGSGKSSLIHGYLSGRDGVRVADQSPIRGSRRSNPATYTGLLGPIRTAFAKANGVKPALFSANSAGACPNCNGIGLVWTDLAMMAGVSSVCEACEGKRFTPAVLEYTLRGKNISDVLGMSVAEAAAFLPTGQAAAILGRLADVGLSYLRLGQPLNTLSGGERQRLKLAIHMAEKAATYVLDEPTTGLHMADVDQLLALLDRLVEDGNSVVVIEHHLAVMAHADWIIDLGPGGGHDGGKVLFTGPPAELVTGADTLTAQHLRGYAGAAAGQPAG, encoded by the coding sequence ATGCCGGCCCAGAACACGCCGCTGACACCCGCCGACGGCCACACCGTCATCGAAGTGCGCGGAGCACGCGAGAACAACCTCGCGAACGTCTCCCTCGACCTGCCCAAGCGCAGGCTGACGGTCTTCACCGGAGTCTCGGGCTCGGGAAAGTCCTCGCTCGTCTTCGGAACGATCGCGGCGGAGTCGCAGCGGCTGATCAACGAGACGTACACGGCGTTCGTCCAGTCGTTCATGCCGAGCCTGGGCCGCCCCGACGTGGACAGCCTGCGCAACCTGAGTGCGGCGATCGTCGTCGATCAGGAGCGGATGGGTGCCAACTCCCGCTCCACCGTGGGCACCGCGACCGACGCCTACACGATGCTGCGGATCCTCTTCAGCCGCCTGGGCACCCCGCACGTCGGCCCCGCGACCGCGTTCAGTTTCAACAGCACCGAGGGCATGTGCGCCGAGTGCGAGGGACTGGGCCGGACCACGACGATCGACATCGAGCAGATCGTCGATGCCGGGCTGTCCGTACGCGAGGGAGCGCTCACCGCACCGGGGTTCGCGGTGGACAGCTGGTTCTGGCAGGTGGTCGTCAACTGCGGATTCTTCGACCCGGACAAGAAGGTGCGCGACTTCACCCCGAAGGAGCGGGAAGCGCTGCTGTACCAGCCGATGACGAAGGTCAAGGTCGGCACCACCAACCTCACCTACGAGGGTGCGGTCACCCGCATCCGGCGCACCTACCTGTCCAAGGACCGGGAGGCGTTGCAGGGCCACATACGGGAGTTCGTCGACCGGGCCGTCGTCTACACCGACTGCCCGGCGTGCGGCGGCAGCCGGCTCAGCCGGGCGGCGCTCTCCTCCCGGATCGACGGGCTGAACATCGCCGACTGCGCCGCCATGCAGATCAGCGACCTCGCCCCGTTCGTCCGCGGGCTGACCGACACCGGGGATTCCGCGGAGTCCCCGGGCTCCCCGGGCTCCGGCGGGGGGCAGCACGCGTCGAGCGGAGGGCAGGCCCATGTGGCGCCGCTGCGCGACGCGCTCTGCCAGACACTCGACTCCCTGGTCGACATCGGGCTGGGCTATCTGAGTCTGGACCGCCCGGCGGGGACGCTCTCCGGCGGCGAGGCGCAGCGGGTCAAGATGGTGCGCCATCTCGGCTCCAGCCTCACCGACGTCACCTACGTCTTCGACGAGCCCACCATCGGCCTGCACCCGCACGACATCCAGCGCATGAACGAACTGCTGCTGCTCCTGCGCGACAAGGGCAACACCGTCCTGGTGGTCGAGCACAAGCCGGAGGTCGTCGCCATCGCCGACCACGTCGTCGACCTCGGGCCCGGCGCGGGCACCGAGGGCGGCCGGATCTGCTACGAGGGTGACGTATCCGGGCTGCGTGCCTCCGGTACGCTCACCGGCCGCCATCTCAACCACCGCGCCCGGCTGCGCGAGACGGTCCGGGAGCCCAAGGGCGCGGTCCGGATCACCGGAGCGGACCTGCACAACCTCAAGAACGTCGACGTGGACGTCCCGCTGGGCGTCCTCACCGTCGTCACGGGCGTGGCGGGGTCCGGGAAGAGCTCGCTGATCCACGGCTACCTGTCCGGGCGGGACGGTGTACGGGTGGCCGACCAGTCCCCCATCCGCGGCTCCCGCCGCAGCAATCCGGCCACCTACACCGGGCTGCTCGGCCCCATCCGCACGGCCTTCGCCAAGGCCAACGGCGTCAAGCCGGCGCTCTTCTCGGCCAACTCGGCGGGTGCCTGCCCGAACTGCAACGGCATCGGGCTCGTCTGGACCGACCTGGCGATGATGGCCGGCGTCTCCTCGGTGTGCGAGGCGTGCGAGGGCAAACGCTTCACCCCGGCGGTGCTGGAGTACACACTGCGCGGCAAGAACATCAGCGACGTGCTGGGCATGTCGGTGGCCGAGGCGGCCGCGTTCCTCCCCACCGGGCAGGCCGCGGCGATCCTGGGCCGCCTCGCGGACGTCGGTCTGAGCTACCTGCGGCTGGGGCAGCCGCTGAACACCCTCTCCGGCGGCGAGCGCCAGCGGCTGAAACTGGCCATCCACATGGCCGAGAAGGCCGCGACCTACGTCCTGGACGAGCCGACGACGGGGCTGCACATGGCCGATGTCGACCAACTGCTGGCGCTGCTGGACCGGCTGGTCGAGGACGGAAACTCGGTCGTCGTCATCGAGCATCATCTGGCGGTGATGGCCCACGCGGACTGGATCATCGACCTCGGACCGGGTGGTGGACACGACGGCGGGAAGGTGCTGTTCACCGGTCCGCCCGCCGAACTCGTCACCGGTGCGGACACGCTGACGGCACAGCATCTGCGCGGCTATGCGGGTGCGGCCGCCGGGCAGCCCGCCGGCTGA
- a CDS encoding SDR family oxidoreductase has translation MSAAASRTVLVTGASGGIGRGIALRFAAAGAPVAVHYRGDPAGARATVAAIERDGGEALAVHGELATEEGCRAVVAEAAGWRAAGLGALVNNAGVQPVRELAGMTVQEWRAVVDTNLSSVFCCTQAAAPLLAERGGGSITHVASVEAAQPAPGHAHYAASKAAIVAHARAAALEYGPLGVRVNTVSPGLVARDGIEEQWPEGVRRWRAAAPDGRLGTAEDVGDACVFLASPRARWINGHDLVLDGGVSARPSW, from the coding sequence ATGAGCGCGGCGGCGTCGCGCACGGTGCTGGTGACGGGCGCCTCCGGCGGCATCGGGCGCGGCATCGCCCTGCGGTTCGCGGCGGCGGGCGCGCCGGTGGCGGTGCACTACCGCGGTGATCCGGCGGGCGCTCGCGCGACCGTCGCCGCGATCGAGCGGGACGGCGGGGAAGCGCTGGCCGTGCACGGTGAACTGGCCACGGAGGAGGGCTGCCGCGCCGTGGTCGCCGAGGCGGCCGGGTGGCGCGCCGCGGGGCTCGGCGCGCTGGTCAACAACGCGGGGGTGCAACCCGTGCGGGAGCTGGCCGGGATGACGGTCCAGGAGTGGCGCGCGGTTGTCGACACCAACCTCTCCAGCGTCTTCTGCTGCACCCAGGCGGCGGCTCCGCTGCTGGCGGAGCGCGGCGGCGGCAGTATCACGCACGTCGCCTCCGTCGAGGCGGCGCAGCCCGCGCCGGGGCATGCGCACTACGCCGCGTCCAAGGCCGCGATCGTCGCGCACGCCCGGGCCGCGGCGCTGGAGTACGGGCCGCTCGGGGTGCGGGTGAACACCGTCTCGCCCGGGCTGGTGGCGCGGGACGGGATCGAGGAGCAGTGGCCCGAGGGCGTGCGGCGCTGGCGCGCGGCGGCGCCGGACGGGCGGCTGGGCACCGCGGAGGACGTGGGGGATGCGTGCGTCTTCCTCGCCTCGCCGCGGGCCCGCTGGATCAACGGGCACGATCTCGTGCTGGACGGCGGGGTGTCGGCCCGGCCCTCGTGGTGA
- a CDS encoding anti-sigma factor antagonist (This anti-anti-sigma factor, or anti-sigma factor antagonist, belongs to a family that includes characterized members SpoIIAA, RsbV, RsfA, and RsfB.) — protein MVAVPRSDTPGSARFRTVRARGELDIATLPELESDLVRALSDTAPPRVVLDMRDVTFLDCSVLRVLLRARSTALAREGWLVLLCGQMPVGRLLRRLELGRSLPRYPSVDALDAALPPAEDLH, from the coding sequence ATGGTCGCCGTCCCGCGCTCCGACACCCCGGGCTCCGCCCGGTTCCGGACCGTACGCGCGAGGGGCGAACTGGACATCGCGACACTGCCCGAGCTGGAGAGCGACCTGGTCCGGGCCCTCTCGGACACCGCGCCGCCCCGGGTCGTCCTGGACATGCGGGACGTGACGTTCCTGGACTGCTCGGTGCTCCGCGTCCTGCTGCGGGCCCGCTCGACCGCGCTCGCCCGGGAGGGCTGGCTGGTGCTGCTCTGCGGGCAGATGCCGGTCGGCAGACTGCTGCGGCGACTGGAGCTGGGCCGGTCCCTGCCCCGGTACCCCTCCGTCGACGCCCTCGACGCGGCCCTGCCTCCCGCCGAAGACCTGCACTGA
- a CDS encoding cupin domain-containing protein: MTAEALAAHYGLEPLPREGGRFRRLWAGPERGDGRPEGSAIVMLLTDVPDDYCALHRLPSDEVWHHYLGSPLELLLLGPEGTSRTPVLGPDVLGAGHQVQLTVPAGTWMGARVARHGTGGPEPGGPNPSEPGPGEPRGRAGTWTLFGCTMAPGYTDADYEHGDAEALARAYPEHAGLIRELAR; encoded by the coding sequence GTGACAGCGGAGGCACTGGCAGCGCACTACGGACTGGAGCCGCTGCCACGCGAGGGCGGCCGGTTCCGGCGGCTGTGGGCGGGACCCGAACGCGGCGACGGCCGGCCGGAGGGCTCCGCGATCGTGATGCTGCTGACCGACGTGCCGGACGACTACTGCGCGCTGCACCGGCTGCCCTCCGACGAGGTGTGGCACCACTATCTGGGCTCCCCGCTGGAACTGCTGCTGCTCGGGCCCGAGGGCACGTCGAGGACGCCGGTGCTCGGGCCCGATGTGCTGGGTGCGGGACACCAGGTGCAGCTCACGGTGCCCGCCGGTACCTGGATGGGCGCCCGGGTCGCCCGGCACGGCACGGGCGGGCCGGAACCGGGCGGGCCGAATCCAAGCGAACCGGGGCCCGGCGAGCCGCGAGGCCGGGCGGGTACGTGGACGCTGTTCGGCTGCACGATGGCCCCCGGCTACACCGACGCGGACTACGAGCACGGCGACGCGGAGGCGCTCGCCCGCGCGTACCCCGAGCACGCGGGGCTGATCCGGGAGCTGGCCCGATGA